Proteins found in one Cardiocondyla obscurior isolate alpha-2009 linkage group LG03, Cobs3.1, whole genome shotgun sequence genomic segment:
- the LOC139113586 gene encoding sodium-coupled monocarboxylate transporter 1, producing the protein MDSTDKRRTFDLVDSIVFIGMLGISALVGIYQCYASRKKVDAVGEYLVGGQKMSILPISMSLIASYVSGIAMLGLPAEMYVYGTQLWCIVIADSFVSVTMAIVYLPVFYGLRITSSYEYLELRFNRVVRLMGSCIFIIKMLLYIPLVIYVPALAFNQATGMDLYTIALLVCAVCIFYTTLGGLKAVVWTDTIQTVMMFGAVIAVAVLGTARAGGVAEVWKRNVDTGRIEFFNMDLDPTVRHTFWGVVVGNYLNWLATCSVNQAMVQRCLAMPNLKKSNVAIMIMAVGITCIVSLCCYTGIVIYAAFYDCDPVTTKQIRKPDQLLPYFVMELSETIPGLPGLFVSGVFSAALSTMSTGLNSMSGVIYEDMIKPCLRKPISNVNASRIIKVTVVIIGAICVGLVFMVEKLSGLIQAGKSLSGITAGPLLGMFTLGMLFPMANSKGALVGALVSLNLVAWISFGTQAAISNGSINFPVKPVSVEGCTESLKSTAGNLTTIVETAVREQPFFLYRMSYLWYTWVGFLLTVLVGLLVSWFTGPSKYTRVDRRLFTPVIHRFLSRDPQKTNEAELAKITNDVNDITQTSKC; encoded by the exons ATGGATTCGACGGATAAACGGCGTACGTTCGACTTGGTCGATTCGATCGTATTCATCGGGATGCTCGGTATCTCTGCTCTTGTAGGCATCTATCAATGTTATGCGTCCAGAAAAAAGGTGGACGCCGTGGGAGAGTATCTCGTAGGCGGTCAAAAGATGTCTATACTTCCGATAAGCATGTCGCTGATAGCAAG TTACGTGTCGGGTATAGCAATGCTCGGATTGCCGGCTGAGATGTACGTTTACGGTACGCAATTATGGTGCATCGTGATCGCGGATAGTTTTGTGTCCGTGACGATGGCGATCGTGTACCTGCCGGTTTTCTACGGGCTCCGAATCACGTCGTCTTACGAG TATCTGGAGTTGAGATTCAATCGAGTGGTCAGACTCATGGGATCCTGTATTTTCATCATCAAGATG CTGCTTTACATACCGCTAGTGATATACGTGCCGGCGCTAGCCTTCAATCAAGCGACTGGAATGGATCTTTACACAATCGCGTTATTGGTCTGCGCCGTGTGCATCTTTTACACAACGTTG GGTGGCTTGAAAGCGGTCGTCTGGACAGATACTATTCAGACGGTGATGATGTTTGGTGCCGTCATCGCCGTTGCCGTACTCGGTACCGCTCGAGCTGGCGGTGTCGCGGAAGTATGGAAAAGAAACGTCGATACCGGAAGAATTGAGTTCTTCAA CATGGATCTAGATCCTACAGTAAGGCACACTTTTTGGGGCGTGGTGGtcggtaattatttaaattggcTGGCCACGTGCTCAGTGAATCAAGCAATGGTGCAACGGTGCTTGGCGATGCCGAACTTGAAGAAGTCAAATGT GGCGATTATGATAATGGCCGTAGGTATAACTTGCATCGTCTCGTTATGTTGCTACACGGGAATAGTCATCTACGCGGCCTTTTATGACTGCGATCCGGTCACGACGAAG CAAATACGAAAACCTGATCAACTGTTACCTTATTTCGTAATGGAATTATCAGAGACGATACCAGGATTGCCAGGATTATTCGTTTCCGGTGTATTCAGTGCGGCATTGAg CACAATGTCGACCGGCTTAAATTCCATGTCCGGCGTGATTTATGAAGACATGATCAAGCCATGTCTCCGTAAGCCGATCTCCAACGTTAACGCGAGTCGTATTATAAAAGTCACGGTTGTGATAATAGGAGCAATTTGCGTGGGTCTTGTATTTATGGTCGAGAAGCTGAGCGGTTTGATCCAG GCTGGTAAAAGTTTGTCGGGAATAACAGCCGGGCCGTTACTTGGAATGTTCACGCTGGGCATGTTATTTCCCATGGCTAACTCTAAG GGAGCACTCGTTGGTGCGTTGGTTAGTCTGAACTTGGTCGCTTGGATCTCGTTCGGTACGCAAGCGGCGATTTCCAACGGGTCCATTAATTTCCCGGTAAAACCGGTATCAGTAGAAGGATGCACTGAATCGTTGAAAAGCACCGCCGGGAACCTCACCACAATCGTCGAAACCGCTGTCAG agaacAACCTTTCTTTCTATACAGAATGTCATATCTCTGGTACACATGGGTAGGTTTTCTACTCACGGTTCTAGTGGGTCTATTAGTCTCGTGGTTCACGGGTCCATCTAAGTACACTCGCGTAGACAGGAGATTATTTACACCCGTTATACATAGGTTTTTATCCAGAGATCCTCAGAAAACG AATGAAGCTGAACTCGCAAAAATAACGAATGACGTGAACGATATAACGCAAACTTCTAAATGTTAA
- the Rcd-1 gene encoding CCR4-NOT transcription complex subunit 9 — protein MSTQQSPAAQQSTVDREKVYTWIIELSNPETRENALLELSKKREVVPDLAPMLWHSFGTTASLLQEIINIYPAINPATLTAYQSNRVCNALALLQCVASHPETRSAFLQAHVPLFLYPFLHTVSKTRPFEYLRLTSLGVIGALVKTDEQEVITFLLTTEIIPLCLRIMESGSELSKTVATFILQKILLDDSGLSYICQTYDRFSHVAMILGKMVLSLAKDPSARLLKHVVRCYLRLSDNPRALLALRQCLPDQLRDNTFATCLQEDASTKHWLNLLLKNLETGPPPQVPPTQQGQQDPRTSIGMSPLTS, from the exons ATGAGTACCCAGCAAAGCCCGGCCGCTCAGCAGTCCACCGTCGACCGCGAAAAGGTCTACACGTGGATAATTGAGTTGTCAAATCCGGAAACGAGGGAAAATGCTCTTCTGGAGTTGAGTAAAAAGCGTGAGGTAGTGCCAGACTTAGCACCTATGCTGTGGCATTCGTTTGGCACTACAGCATCTCTCCTGCAAGAAATCATTAACATCTATCCAGCAATCAACCCTGCGACTCTAACAGCTTATCAAAGCAATAGAGTCTGCAATGCCTTGGCTCTGTTACAATGCGTGGCTAGCCATCCAGAAACAAGATCTGCGTTTCTCCAG GCACATGTtccattatttctttatccatTTTTGCATACCGTGAGCAAAACACGTCCATTTGAGTATCTTCGCTTGACAAGTCTTGGTGTGATTGGTGCATTGGTAAAAACTGATGAACAAGAAGTGATCACCTTCCTTCTCACTACGGAGATTATCCCACTTTGTTTACGGATTATGGAAAGTGGTTCAGAATTGAGTAAGACTGTGGCAACGtttatattgcaaaaaatactATTGGATGATAGTGGCCTGTCCTATATCTGTCAAACCTATGATAGATTTAGCCATGTCGCTATGATACTTGGAAAAATGGTTTTATCTTTAGCTAAAGATCCTTCTGCTAGATTGCTCAAACATGTTGTACGATGTTATTTAAGACTCTCTGACAATCCAAG AGCGCTGCTAGCTCTAAGGCAATGTTTACCAGATCAGCTCAGAGATAACACATTTGCAACTTGTTTACAAGAAGATGCATCAACTAAGCACTGGTTGAACTTACTCCTCAAGAATCTGGAGACTGGTCCACCACCACAAGTTCCACCAACTCAACAAGGTCAACAAGATCCGAGAACGTCGATTGGTATGTCGCCGCTTACATCTTAA